The Lutibacter profundi region CTACCTGATGATAATGTTCTTAGCGTTGTAACATACCCAAACATTTCTGATAGTGGTACAGTTGCTTTCACAACTTTAGCTCCAGATCTATCATCCATAGAGTTCACTTGTCCTCTACGACGATTTAAATCTCCAACAATATCACCCATATTTTCTTCAGGAGTTACAACTTCCAATTTCATAATTGGTTCAAGTATAACAGGTTTTGCCGCTTTTGCTGCTGCTTTATACCCCATCTTAGCTGCTAATTCAAAAGATAATTGATCTGAATCTACTGCGTGAAATGAACCATCAAATAATTCTATTTTTAAGCTATCCATTTCATAACCTGCTAATGGACCATTCTTCATTGCTGCTTTAAATCCTTTTTCAACAGAAGGAATAAATTCCTTAGGAACGTTACCTCCTTTTATAGAATTAACAAATACCAATCCTGGCTTATCATCGTCTGCAGGTCCAATTTTAAATTGAATATCAGCAAATTTACCTCTACCACCAGATTGTTTTTTATAAACTTCACGATGTTTTGTTTCAGTGGTAATAGCTTCTTTATATTCAACTTGAGGTTGCCCCTCATTAACTTCTACCTTAAATTCACGTTTTAAACGATCTACTAAAATTTCAAGGTGTAATTCACCCATACCTGAAATAATGGTTTGACCTGAAGCTTCATCAGTTTTCACTTGAAAAGTAGGATCTTCTTCAGCTAATTTTGCTAAAGCCATTCCTAATTTATCAACATCTGCTTTAGTCTTAGGTTCTACTGCTATACCAATTACTGGTTCAGGAAATGTCATAGATTCTAACACAATTGGGTGTTTTAAATCTGACATTGTATCTCCTGTTTTAATATCTTTAAAACCTACTGCTGCGCCTATATCACCTGCTTCAATTTTTGAAATTGGCTCTTGCTTATTAGAGTGCATCTGATATATTCGTGAGATACGTTCCTTTTTACCTGACCGCACATTTAACACATATGAACCTGCATCCAACACACCAGAATATACTCTAAAAAATGCCAATCTTCCAACAAATGGATCTGTTGCAATTTTAAAAGCTAATGCAGAGAAAGGTTCATTTACATTTGGCTTTCTAAAAGCAGGCTCTCCAGTATCTGGATCAGTCCCCTCAATAGCCTCTATATCTAAAGGTGATGGCAAGTATCTCATTACGGCGTCTAACATTGTTTGAACACCTTTATTCTTAAATGCAGAACCACACATCATAGGGATAATAGACATATCAATAGTTGCAGCACGTAATGCAGCAATTATTTCATCTTCGGTAATTGAATCTTCATCTTCAAAGAATTTCTCTAATAATTCTTCATCATATTCAGCTACAGCTTCAACTAGTTCACCACGACGTTTGTTAACCTCTTCAACTAACTCTGAAGGAATTTCAATTTCTTCATAGGTCATCCCCATATCTTCCTCATTCCAAATAATTGCTTTCTTTGAAATTAAATCTACAACACCCTTAAACTCATCTTCATCTCCAATAGGGACTTGTAAAGGAACAGGATTCCCACCTAACATTTCTTTAACTTGTTTACAAACGTTAAAGAAATCTGAACCTTGACGATCCATTTTATTCACAAACCCAAGTCTTGGAACTTTATACTTATCAGCTTGCCTCCAAACAGTTTCAGATTGTGGTTCAACACCATCAACAGCGCTAAACAAAGCAACCATCCCGTCTAAAACACGTAAAGAACGCTCTACCTCAACAGTAAAATCAACGTGACCTGGAGTATCAATAATATTTACTACATATTTTTCACCTCTATACGGCCACTCACAATGTGTAGCTGCAGAAGTAATTGTAATACCTCTTTCTTGTTCTTGCTCCATCCAATCCATAGTTGCAGCACCATCATGCACTTCTCCTATTTTATGTGAAACACCTGTATAATAAAGGATG contains the following coding sequences:
- the fusA gene encoding elongation factor G; this translates as MARDLNYTRNIGIAAHIDAGKTTCTERILYYTGVSHKIGEVHDGAATMDWMEQEQERGITITSAATHCEWPYRGEKYVVNIIDTPGHVDFTVEVERSLRVLDGMVALFSAVDGVEPQSETVWRQADKYKVPRLGFVNKMDRQGSDFFNVCKQVKEMLGGNPVPLQVPIGDEDEFKGVVDLISKKAIIWNEEDMGMTYEEIEIPSELVEEVNKRRGELVEAVAEYDEELLEKFFEDEDSITEDEIIAALRAATIDMSIIPMMCGSAFKNKGVQTMLDAVMRYLPSPLDIEAIEGTDPDTGEPAFRKPNVNEPFSALAFKIATDPFVGRLAFFRVYSGVLDAGSYVLNVRSGKKERISRIYQMHSNKQEPISKIEAGDIGAAVGFKDIKTGDTMSDLKHPIVLESMTFPEPVIGIAVEPKTKADVDKLGMALAKLAEEDPTFQVKTDEASGQTIISGMGELHLEILVDRLKREFKVEVNEGQPQVEYKEAITTETKHREVYKKQSGGRGKFADIQFKIGPADDDKPGLVFVNSIKGGNVPKEFIPSVEKGFKAAMKNGPLAGYEMDSLKIELFDGSFHAVDSDQLSFELAAKMGYKAAAKAAKPVILEPIMKLEVVTPEENMGDIVGDLNRRRGQVNSMDDRSGAKVVKATVPLSEMFGYVTTLRTLSSGRATSSMEFSHYAQTPSNISEEVIEKAKG